One stretch of Chitinophaga pendula DNA includes these proteins:
- a CDS encoding DUF4407 domain-containing protein — MQRIRQFFLFCSGAHVALLKRAPAETNKYAGIGATIFFTGLLAAISAGYALWTVFGEVWAALLFGAVWGLMIFNLDRYIVSSLKKRDRFWDEFKLAIPRLALALVIAIVISRPLELRIFDKEIQAELVTMEQQVFKKQEDKVKERYQVRMDELHKEIAQLNAATLQQAARRDTLLLLAQQEADGTGGSRIRNLGPIYKAKKADADQAAASVEQLAAINNSLINGKRAALQSIDSTMKAEIRAMNRSRLDGLASRLDALGHLTASSEPIRWASWFIMLLFIAIETAPVFVKLISPRGPYDDLLEQHEHIFRSARQEKITLRDQAREEKLTVEKAVSEHRQEAEINKGQQLTNARVAAETDVEKARLHQWKKEKTGDYY, encoded by the coding sequence ATGCAACGCATTCGCCAATTTTTTCTATTCTGCTCAGGAGCACATGTGGCCTTATTAAAGAGGGCGCCAGCAGAGACCAACAAATACGCCGGTATCGGCGCTACCATTTTTTTCACTGGTCTGCTAGCGGCGATCTCCGCGGGGTATGCCTTGTGGACGGTATTCGGAGAAGTATGGGCTGCCTTGCTCTTCGGCGCCGTCTGGGGGTTGATGATCTTCAACCTGGACCGCTATATCGTGAGTAGCCTGAAAAAGCGGGATCGTTTCTGGGACGAGTTTAAACTGGCGATCCCCCGGCTAGCACTGGCGCTGGTGATCGCTATCGTGATCTCCCGTCCGCTGGAGTTACGCATATTTGACAAAGAGATACAAGCGGAGCTGGTCACCATGGAACAGCAGGTATTCAAAAAGCAGGAAGACAAAGTAAAAGAGCGTTACCAGGTGCGTATGGACGAACTCCATAAAGAGATCGCACAGCTCAACGCCGCCACCCTGCAACAGGCTGCCCGCCGCGATACGCTCCTGTTGCTCGCACAGCAGGAAGCCGATGGTACCGGCGGCTCGCGCATCCGTAACCTGGGTCCTATCTATAAAGCGAAAAAAGCCGACGCTGACCAGGCCGCCGCTTCCGTAGAACAACTGGCTGCTATCAACAACAGCCTGATCAACGGCAAACGCGCCGCCTTACAGTCCATCGACTCCACTATGAAAGCGGAAATCCGCGCCATGAACCGCAGCCGCCTCGACGGACTCGCCTCCCGCCTTGACGCCCTCGGTCACCTGACGGCCAGCAGCGAACCTATCCGCTGGGCCAGCTGGTTCATCATGCTGCTGTTCATCGCCATAGAAACAGCGCCCGTATTCGTCAAACTCATCTCCCCCCGTGGCCCCTACGATGACCTGCTCGAACAACACGAACATATCTTCCGCTCAGCCCGCCAAGAAAAAATTACCCTACGTGACCAGGCTCGCGAAGAAAAACTAACCGTAGAAAAAGCCGTCAGTGAACACCGGCAAGAAGCAGAAATCAACAAAGGACAACAACTCACCAACGCCAGGGTCGCCGCAGAAACAGACGTGGAAAAAGCCCGGCTACATCAGTGGAAAAAAGAGAAGACAGGAGATTATTATTAA
- a CDS encoding helix-turn-helix domain-containing protein has translation MVVNKIRQIRLARNFTQEYIALELGISQNAYSKIENGQVNMTVDRLGRVADILKVPVSELFAVTHEEPLKPATSSQDLLYTELKETIALLKDELAAKQQHIDGLLQVIHKLQEQACSSITRCLLLLGICDADLPLLFLL, from the coding sequence GTGGTAGTTAATAAGATAAGACAGATCCGCCTCGCCCGTAACTTCACCCAGGAATATATCGCACTCGAACTGGGTATATCGCAGAATGCTTATTCCAAGATCGAAAATGGTCAGGTGAATATGACCGTAGACCGGCTCGGAAGAGTAGCCGATATCTTAAAAGTACCGGTGAGCGAATTGTTCGCTGTCACACACGAAGAACCCCTCAAACCAGCAACGTCATCACAAGACCTGCTCTACACCGAGTTAAAAGAAACCATCGCGCTCCTCAAAGACGAACTGGCCGCCAAACAACAGCATATCGATGGCCTGCTGCAAGTGATCCATAAACTACAGGAACAAGCCTGCTCCTCCATCACCCGGTGCCTGCTCTTATTAGGTATCTGCGATGCCGACCTCCCCTTGTTATTCCTGCTATAA
- the sucC gene encoding ADP-forming succinate--CoA ligase subunit beta, producing MNLHEYQAKELLKKYNVPVQEGIPVDTPEAAAEAYKQLKVHYGNEFAVVKAQIHAGGRGKGKVRGTEQRGVAVGKNAEDVKTIAGNILGGTLVTIQTGEAGKLVNKVLVAQDVYYPGPNPIKEFYLSILLDRAKGQNVIMYSTEGGMDIEEVAHNTPDKIFKEWVFPGSPLQPFQARKIAFNFGLSGEAFKNMVKFVTNLYNAYVGLDCSMLEINPLFKTSDEKIIAVDCKMNLDDNALMRHADLEALRDITEEDPTEVEAGKYNLNFVKLDGNVGCMVNGAGLAMATMDMIKLSGGEPANFLDVGGTANAQTVEAGFRIILKDPKVKAILINIFGGIVRCDRVAQGVIDAYQSIGNITVPIIVRLQGTNAEEAKKLIEESGLKVQSAILLSEAAALVNKAVSA from the coding sequence ATGAACTTACACGAGTACCAGGCTAAAGAACTGTTGAAAAAATATAACGTACCGGTGCAGGAAGGTATTCCGGTAGATACTCCGGAAGCTGCCGCTGAAGCGTATAAACAACTGAAAGTACACTATGGCAACGAGTTTGCTGTTGTTAAAGCGCAGATCCATGCAGGCGGTCGTGGTAAAGGTAAGGTGCGTGGTACCGAGCAGAGAGGCGTAGCTGTTGGCAAAAATGCAGAGGATGTAAAGACGATAGCCGGCAATATCCTCGGAGGCACCCTGGTGACCATCCAGACCGGAGAAGCAGGTAAACTGGTCAATAAAGTGCTGGTAGCCCAGGATGTTTACTATCCTGGTCCTAACCCGATTAAGGAATTTTACCTGTCTATATTACTGGACCGTGCCAAAGGCCAGAATGTGATCATGTACTCTACTGAAGGTGGTATGGATATCGAAGAGGTAGCCCACAACACACCTGACAAAATATTCAAAGAGTGGGTATTCCCTGGTAGCCCTCTCCAACCTTTCCAGGCGCGTAAGATCGCTTTCAACTTCGGTCTGAGCGGCGAGGCATTTAAAAACATGGTGAAGTTCGTGACCAACCTGTACAATGCTTACGTAGGACTGGATTGTTCTATGCTGGAGATCAACCCGCTGTTCAAAACCAGCGACGAGAAGATCATCGCGGTAGACTGTAAAATGAACCTGGACGACAACGCGCTGATGCGTCATGCCGACCTGGAAGCCCTGCGTGATATTACCGAGGAAGATCCGACAGAAGTAGAAGCAGGTAAATACAACCTCAACTTCGTGAAACTGGACGGTAACGTAGGTTGTATGGTGAACGGTGCTGGTCTGGCTATGGCAACTATGGACATGATCAAACTGAGTGGTGGTGAGCCGGCTAACTTCCTGGACGTAGGTGGTACTGCCAATGCGCAGACGGTAGAAGCAGGTTTCCGTATTATCCTGAAAGATCCTAAAGTAAAGGCGATCCTGATCAATATCTTTGGTGGTATCGTACGTTGCGACAGGGTAGCACAGGGTGTAATCGATGCTTACCAGTCTATCGGTAACATCACTGTACCTATCATTGTGCGTCTGCAGGGTACTAACGCAGAAGAAGCTAAGAAGCTCATCGAAGAAAGCGGTCTGAAAGTACAATCCGCTATCCTGCTGAGCGAAGCAGCTGCACTGGTCAACAAAGCAGTAAGCGCTTAA
- a CDS encoding purine-nucleoside phosphorylase, whose amino-acid sequence MSELLDKIAAASAFIRQRWQHTPVAGIILGSGLGNLVGEITDKVEIPYKEIPHFPVSTVEGHHGKLILGYMQGKPVVAMAGRFHYYEGFSMQQVTFPIRVMKDLGIQTLLVSNAAGGMNAAFKVGDLMIIRDHINLQPEHPLRGRNEDTLGPRFPDMSEPYAKSLIAKAQKIAADNNILVHSGVYVGVQGPTFETRAEYKFMHIIGGDAVGMSTVPEVIVAVHAGLQVFAMSVITDIGIREEENVITHDEVLQAAKAAEPLLTTIFRELIQQL is encoded by the coding sequence ATGAGCGAACTTTTAGACAAGATAGCGGCGGCCAGCGCCTTTATCAGGCAACGCTGGCAGCACACCCCTGTAGCAGGTATTATTTTGGGCAGCGGCCTGGGCAACCTCGTCGGCGAGATCACCGATAAAGTGGAGATCCCCTATAAAGAGATCCCCCACTTCCCGGTATCCACCGTAGAAGGCCATCACGGCAAGCTGATCCTGGGATATATGCAGGGCAAACCCGTAGTTGCTATGGCAGGCCGGTTCCATTATTATGAAGGGTTCTCCATGCAACAGGTCACCTTCCCCATCCGGGTCATGAAAGACCTGGGCATACAAACCCTGCTCGTTTCCAATGCCGCCGGTGGTATGAACGCCGCCTTCAAAGTAGGCGACCTGATGATCATCAGAGACCATATCAACCTGCAACCGGAACATCCCCTGCGCGGTCGTAATGAAGACACATTAGGCCCCCGCTTCCCGGATATGAGCGAACCGTACGCCAAAAGCCTGATAGCCAAAGCACAAAAAATTGCAGCGGACAACAATATACTGGTACATAGCGGCGTATATGTAGGCGTACAAGGACCAACCTTCGAAACCCGGGCAGAATACAAATTCATGCACATCATCGGCGGCGACGCTGTAGGCATGAGCACCGTGCCGGAAGTGATCGTAGCCGTACACGCCGGACTGCAGGTATTCGCCATGAGCGTGATCACCGACATCGGTATCCGTGAAGAAGAAAATGTGATCACTCACGACGAAGTACTGCAAGCAGCAAAGGCAGCAGAGCCCTTGCTCACCACAATATTCAGGGAATTGATCCAACAGTTATAA
- a CDS encoding putative porin, which yields MRQLFLIASLLFLLGKQGIAQFNTGGRFNNMGGGGGGTSKMQRDTTKHDHEPDTLTLTYRYLGEPTDFTIDSSIADFDANFLRRPASYMYLGNNGNAARNLIFTPRAKAGFDEGFHAFDIYAFKHEDAKFYMTTKPYSELQYLIGAKQEQLIHATHTQNRGERFNFSFDYRKVNAPGYFRNLNTNDDMYRVTAQYHSKNKRAHTYFSFYMNKLASGENGGIRSDTFIGKSRYSERSTIDVNLGNSAPYSSGFFNSTIAVKSSWKQTGILLQQHYDWGKGDTVHVNDTTAYYKFDPVFRVQYTFKFTNNTYEFTDNTPDTFYYTKHYDIAFQGGVIEAKTSWKHLSNDISLVQFPIRGNQAHFISAGARYENITGTFLDAGIQFNNLAVHGEYRNKTRNKKWDFSARGELYALGTNVGDYNVSASLSRYLNEKLGNVTLLFRNVNTEPSYIYRYFSYNRDSWYNENMKKENTFQFSFLADNKRLKYNLAVNYFVFTNYTYWQNYMQSAQASGVFNLFQVVFSKQFRWRQFTWYADFAYQQVLGNGPINVPSLYTRHRLAFERRLFTNLNLMTGIEAKYTSSYYADDYSPLTGQFIYQKNTTVRYNLPDLAAFVHFRIKSFSAYARAENLNTFLANNNYAAPLYPYNNFGIRVGLRWWFIN from the coding sequence ATGAGGCAACTTTTCTTAATCGCCAGCCTGCTGTTCCTGCTAGGAAAGCAGGGTATAGCGCAGTTCAATACCGGTGGCCGGTTTAATAATATGGGGGGCGGCGGTGGCGGCACCTCCAAAATGCAGCGCGATACCACCAAACATGATCATGAACCGGACACCCTGACACTGACCTATCGATACCTGGGAGAACCGACAGACTTTACTATCGACTCCTCCATCGCCGATTTTGACGCCAACTTCCTGCGGCGACCGGCCAGCTATATGTACCTCGGTAACAATGGTAACGCCGCCCGCAACCTCATCTTCACCCCCCGCGCCAAAGCAGGCTTCGATGAAGGCTTCCATGCCTTTGATATCTACGCCTTCAAACATGAAGATGCCAAGTTCTACATGACCACCAAACCCTACTCAGAACTACAATACCTGATCGGGGCCAAACAAGAACAACTCATCCACGCCACGCACACACAAAACCGGGGCGAACGTTTTAACTTCTCCTTCGACTACCGCAAAGTCAACGCACCAGGATACTTCCGCAACCTCAATACCAACGACGATATGTACCGGGTGACCGCCCAGTACCATAGCAAAAATAAAAGAGCACATACCTACTTCAGCTTCTATATGAACAAACTCGCCAGCGGCGAGAACGGTGGCATACGCAGCGATACCTTCATCGGCAAATCCCGCTACAGCGAACGTAGTACCATCGACGTCAACCTGGGCAACAGCGCCCCCTATAGCAGCGGTTTCTTTAACTCCACCATCGCCGTAAAATCCTCCTGGAAACAAACAGGCATCCTCCTGCAGCAACACTACGACTGGGGCAAAGGCGATACCGTACATGTGAACGACACCACCGCCTACTATAAATTCGATCCGGTATTCCGGGTACAGTACACCTTCAAGTTCACTAACAATACCTACGAGTTCACCGACAACACACCGGATACCTTCTACTATACCAAACATTACGATATTGCCTTCCAGGGGGGTGTCATAGAGGCAAAGACCAGCTGGAAGCACCTCTCCAACGATATCAGCCTCGTACAGTTCCCCATCCGTGGCAACCAGGCTCACTTCATCAGCGCCGGAGCCCGGTATGAAAATATCACAGGTACCTTCCTAGATGCCGGCATACAGTTCAACAACCTCGCCGTACATGGAGAGTACCGCAACAAAACACGCAATAAAAAATGGGACTTCTCCGCCAGAGGGGAACTATATGCACTGGGTACCAACGTCGGCGATTATAATGTCAGCGCAAGCCTGAGCCGCTACCTGAACGAAAAACTAGGCAACGTCACCCTCCTCTTCCGTAACGTCAATACAGAACCGTCCTACATATATCGCTATTTCTCGTACAACCGCGATAGCTGGTACAACGAGAATATGAAAAAGGAAAACACCTTCCAGTTCTCTTTCCTGGCGGATAACAAACGGCTCAAATACAACCTGGCTGTCAACTACTTCGTGTTTACCAACTACACCTACTGGCAGAACTATATGCAGAGCGCACAGGCCTCCGGTGTATTCAACCTCTTCCAGGTCGTGTTCAGCAAACAATTCAGGTGGCGGCAGTTCACCTGGTATGCCGACTTCGCCTACCAGCAGGTACTGGGTAACGGTCCTATCAACGTGCCCTCCCTATATACCAGGCACCGGCTGGCATTCGAAAGACGCCTGTTCACCAACCTCAACCTGATGACCGGTATAGAAGCGAAGTATACTTCCTCCTATTATGCAGATGACTATTCCCCGCTCACCGGACAATTTATCTACCAGAAAAATACCACCGTGAGATATAACCTGCCAGACCTGGCAGCTTTTGTACATTTCCGCATCAAATCCTTCTCTGCCTACGCACGTGCAGAGAACCTGAATACCTTCCTGGCCAACAATAACTACGCAGCGCCGCTCTACCCTTACAATAACTTCGGTATCCGGGTAGGTCTGCGCTGGTGGTTCATCAACTAA
- a CDS encoding calcium-binding protein: protein MRLRHLFFLLVFLYQPLAAQVPTYYQHIAPLIMQHCASCHRPGEAAPFSLLTYEEVSKRASFISEVTESGYMPPWKADRHYATYSGQRGLSAEEIKLIKDWVAAKMPKGKPTPVTKKFVAGTQYHRPADQTLKVIAPYTIAGDNTERFVVFRIPFSQEAPMNVEAVEFLTNNKQAVHHANYAIYEADDDTDIRMGPDFVTVNEGSGNRYEEYAPLQKKLVYYGGWVPGAGFESYPEHIGWKMPKRGVILLTIHYAPSGKTTTEQSGVNLFFRKEAVRRTVNVVSIGSGGVGQRDIEPFFFIQPDTIKKFTLKVTTPQDQSLFYVWPHMHLLGKSFKAYATTPRGDTIPLVHIPQWDFNWQEIYWFPHPVKIPKGTVVTIEGTYDNTASNPANPFHPPRLIYSGGTMKSVDEMLTMVMLFLPYEAGDEQLRVR, encoded by the coding sequence ATGCGCCTGCGTCATTTATTTTTCCTGCTGGTTTTCCTGTATCAGCCACTGGCCGCACAGGTTCCCACTTATTACCAGCATATTGCGCCGCTGATCATGCAGCATTGCGCCAGCTGTCACCGTCCGGGGGAAGCTGCTCCCTTCTCCCTACTCACTTATGAAGAGGTGAGCAAACGGGCTTCGTTTATCAGCGAGGTCACGGAAAGCGGATATATGCCGCCCTGGAAGGCAGACCGGCACTATGCTACCTATAGCGGGCAACGGGGATTGTCTGCTGAAGAGATCAAACTGATCAAAGACTGGGTAGCGGCCAAGATGCCGAAAGGTAAACCCACCCCTGTTACAAAGAAATTTGTTGCCGGTACGCAGTATCACCGGCCGGCAGATCAGACGCTGAAAGTCATCGCTCCCTATACTATTGCCGGCGACAACACCGAAAGGTTCGTGGTATTTCGCATCCCCTTTTCACAGGAAGCTCCTATGAATGTAGAGGCGGTGGAGTTCCTGACTAATAACAAACAGGCTGTACATCACGCCAACTATGCTATTTACGAAGCGGACGACGATACCGACATCCGTATGGGTCCTGATTTTGTTACGGTCAATGAAGGATCGGGCAACCGGTATGAAGAATATGCCCCTTTGCAAAAGAAACTGGTCTATTACGGCGGATGGGTGCCGGGGGCAGGGTTTGAGTCCTACCCGGAGCATATCGGCTGGAAAATGCCTAAAAGAGGGGTAATTCTCCTGACTATACACTATGCACCATCCGGCAAAACGACCACGGAGCAGAGCGGGGTGAACCTATTTTTCCGGAAAGAAGCTGTCAGACGTACGGTGAATGTGGTCAGTATTGGTTCTGGCGGCGTAGGTCAGCGGGATATTGAACCTTTCTTTTTCATACAGCCGGATACCATAAAAAAGTTCACACTGAAAGTAACGACCCCCCAGGACCAAAGCCTGTTTTATGTATGGCCGCATATGCATTTGCTGGGCAAATCCTTTAAAGCATATGCGACGACGCCACGGGGAGATACGATTCCGTTGGTACACATCCCGCAATGGGATTTCAACTGGCAGGAGATCTACTGGTTCCCGCACCCGGTGAAGATACCTAAGGGAACGGTCGTTACGATAGAAGGTACTTATGACAACACGGCCAGCAATCCGGCGAATCCTTTCCATCCTCCCCGCCTTATCTATTCCGGCGGTACGATGAAAAGTGTCGATGAAATGCTGACCATGGTGATGTTGTTCCTTCCTTACGAAGCTGGGGATGAGCAGCTACGGGTGCGTTAG
- a CDS encoding redoxin domain-containing protein produces the protein MRLLLTIALLCPTWLCSAQTFREAAVRRFALRDTSGRIQPLRPPAGKLLAVLFLSPECPLCKSYAPVLRKLQEQFAEQVYFVGIIPGEGYSLDLIRQYQADYHLPFPLLQDKGKQLSGYLQARVTPEAMLFDPQGHLLYRGLIDNGVVSLGARRTVITARYLEAAILQKEHTATTHTKAIGCLINID, from the coding sequence ATGCGACTATTACTCACGATTGCGTTGCTTTGTCCTACCTGGCTGTGTAGTGCACAGACCTTCCGGGAAGCTGCTGTCCGCCGTTTTGCCCTGCGGGATACCAGCGGGCGTATACAGCCGCTCCGGCCTCCTGCCGGCAAGCTGCTGGCGGTGCTCTTTCTGTCTCCGGAATGCCCATTGTGTAAATCTTATGCCCCTGTGCTGCGCAAGCTACAGGAGCAGTTTGCGGAGCAGGTATACTTCGTCGGTATCATCCCCGGTGAAGGCTATTCCCTGGACCTTATCCGGCAGTACCAGGCCGATTACCACTTACCGTTTCCGCTATTGCAGGACAAAGGCAAACAGTTGTCCGGTTACCTGCAAGCCCGTGTTACACCGGAAGCCATGCTGTTCGACCCGCAAGGCCACCTGTTATACCGCGGGTTGATCGATAATGGTGTGGTATCTCTCGGTGCCCGGCGTACGGTGATCACTGCCCGCTACCTGGAAGCGGCCATCCTGCAAAAAGAACATACGGCTACTACCCACACCAAGGCGATCGGCTGCCTTATCAACATTGACTGA
- a CDS encoding SusD/RagB family nutrient-binding outer membrane lipoprotein yields the protein MQLHHRYKTWSVSLAMLAAIAIAPACNKDKLAQFNTNPDNILNPPLKSLLPTAITKMHGNNFEAFYDNIRTISVWAQATVRKNGNGATFTVQTNNVNQRYNIFYTDIAPHLVKIENMIDALPADQKPRYVYMRAIPGVIRAYYAWYISDVVGSIPYKEAFQARQGGTITPAYDSQSSLFATLEAELKAIVNTLKTKQPVEQEMFGTSDLYYGKDNATAIGKWVKAANSLRLRMAMRLLKVAPERAKGIITEVLADNGGLISSVAEEWVFNAGASFTSDGNWNPYPDQGFSGEKNLVDFMWNSADPRLRLFFRKNSWTQENFNAAKAQGKIAASAVWDARQYYGQYSSPDASTDPTKARFFASITIKNGSSDVVLDTISPIQQRLFQAEWNNGTGFTTFHLITYAEVCFMRAEIAALGLSGESASDWYYKGIDASIESYDKIAKAAAIHDYVAVDPAEVAAYKTKPDIVFNAAKALEQIAAQSFINHYKNPSEAWAQIKRTGMPNANTILPLEVFKNEGTVLTMPRRFPVNYPLTGDLNFANKQKAIEDMIKDPGFGLPTEISGRVWWDKP from the coding sequence ATGCAATTACATCATAGATATAAAACCTGGTCCGTTTCACTCGCTATGCTGGCCGCTATCGCCATCGCACCGGCGTGTAATAAGGACAAACTCGCCCAATTCAATACTAACCCGGATAACATCCTGAATCCTCCGCTGAAATCGCTGCTGCCTACTGCTATCACCAAGATGCATGGCAATAACTTCGAAGCGTTCTACGATAACATCCGGACTATCTCTGTATGGGCACAAGCGACCGTACGTAAAAACGGCAACGGCGCTACCTTCACGGTACAGACCAACAATGTGAATCAACGTTATAATATCTTCTATACGGACATTGCGCCGCATCTTGTTAAGATAGAAAATATGATAGATGCCCTGCCCGCCGATCAGAAGCCCCGCTATGTATATATGCGGGCTATTCCTGGTGTGATACGCGCCTATTATGCCTGGTATATCAGCGACGTGGTGGGCAGCATCCCTTACAAGGAAGCGTTCCAGGCTCGTCAGGGTGGTACTATTACGCCGGCCTACGATTCCCAGTCATCGCTGTTTGCCACCCTGGAAGCAGAGTTAAAAGCGATCGTAAATACCCTGAAGACCAAACAGCCGGTAGAACAGGAGATGTTTGGCACCAGTGATCTTTACTATGGAAAAGATAATGCAACTGCCATCGGCAAGTGGGTGAAGGCGGCCAACTCCCTGCGTTTGCGCATGGCCATGCGCCTGCTCAAAGTAGCGCCGGAGCGTGCCAAGGGCATCATCACCGAGGTACTGGCAGACAATGGCGGTTTGATCAGCTCTGTAGCCGAAGAATGGGTATTCAATGCCGGCGCTTCCTTTACTTCAGATGGTAACTGGAATCCCTACCCGGACCAGGGCTTCTCCGGAGAAAAGAACCTGGTCGATTTCATGTGGAATAGTGCCGATCCGCGTCTGCGCCTGTTCTTCCGTAAGAACAGCTGGACGCAGGAGAACTTCAATGCTGCGAAGGCTCAGGGTAAGATCGCAGCCAGTGCGGTATGGGATGCCCGCCAGTATTATGGCCAGTACAGCAGTCCCGATGCGAGCACCGACCCTACCAAAGCCCGTTTCTTTGCCAGCATCACGATCAAAAACGGTAGCTCAGATGTAGTACTGGATACCATCTCTCCTATACAGCAACGCCTGTTCCAGGCAGAATGGAACAATGGTACCGGCTTTACGACCTTCCACCTGATCACTTATGCAGAAGTATGTTTTATGCGCGCGGAAATAGCTGCACTGGGGCTTTCCGGGGAGAGTGCTTCTGATTGGTATTACAAAGGGATAGACGCTTCTATTGAGTCGTATGATAAGATCGCCAAAGCGGCGGCTATCCATGACTACGTAGCGGTAGATCCCGCAGAAGTGGCTGCCTACAAAACCAAACCGGATATCGTATTCAATGCAGCCAAAGCACTGGAACAGATCGCGGCACAGTCTTTCATCAATCATTACAAGAATCCTAGTGAAGCCTGGGCGCAGATCAAACGTACTGGCATGCCTAACGCCAACACGATCCTTCCGCTGGAAGTATTCAAAAATGAAGGTACCGTGCTGACAATGCCACGCCGGTTCCCGGTAAACTATCCGCTGACGGGCGACCTCAATTTCGCCAACAAGCAGAAAGCGATAGAAGATATGATCAAAGATCCCGGATTCGGGCTGCCGACAGAGATCAGCGGCCGTGTATGGTGGGATAAACCATAA